The Streptomyces lienomycini sequence GCCGCCGGTCAAACCCCCGCGCTACGGCATGCCCCGGGCGCGGCACGAGGGCCGGCTGTGGCTGCGCACCCTGTTGGGTGCCGCCGTGGCCTGCGCGCTGCTCCAGGGCGCCGTCCGGTACGTCGGCGACGACGGCGACGTCTCGTCCCTGCGGGCCTTCCAGTGGGCGGCGATCCGGGCCCTCGGAATTCACGGCGCGGTGGCCCTCGCGTACCTGATCTGGCCGAAGAAGGCGCCAGCCGGGACGCCCGAGGCCCCGACCGAGGCGCGGAAGCAGGAGGCACACCGGTGACCCGGGCGTCGAAGAACCTGCTGGAGGGCACCGTCACCCTGCTCGCCGGGCTGGCCCTGTGGCTGTTCGCCGGTGACGTGGAAGTCCCCGTCGTCACCCTGACCAAGGTCGGCATCGTGCTGATGTGCGTCGGCGGCGTACAGACCGCCTGGGGACTGACCGGCGCCGTGCACCGGTCGGCCCGGGGCCTGTAGAACGTGAGCACGACCAACCGCGACCGGCACGACGACACCGACGAACAGGACGCGGCCCGTCTCGCCGACCGGCCTGCGGTGGTCGCCTGCCTCTACGGGGTGGTGGGGTGACGGGCTAGCGTTCCCCGCCCGGCACCCACAGCACGTCGCCGACCTCCTTGTTGGCCACCCGGGCCAGGATGAAGAGCAGGTCGGAGAGCCGGTTCAGGTAGGTCGCGGTGAGCGGGTTCATCGACTCGCCGTGGACCTCCAGCGCCGCCCACGTGGAGCGCTCGGCGCGGCGGACCACCGTGCACGCCTGGTGCAGCAGGGCCGCGCCGGGGGTGCCGCCGGGGAGGATGAAGGAGCGGAGCTTCTCCACCTCGGCCAGGTGGCGGTCGCAGTCCGCCTCCAGCTTGTCGACGTAGAACTGCTCGACCCTGAGCGGCGGGAACTCCGGGTTCTCCACCACCGGCGTCGACAGGTCCGCGCCCACGTCGAACAGGTCGTTCTGGACGCGGACGAGGACCTTGACGACCTCCTCGGACAGGCCGCCGAGGGCGATGGCGGTCCCGATCACCGCGTTCGCCTCGTTGGCGTCGGCGTACGCGGAGATCCTGAAGTCGGTCTTGGGGACCCGGCTCATGTCGCCCAGGGCGGTGGTGCCCTGGTCGCCGGTGCGGGTGTAGATGCGCGTCAGGTTGACCATCGGACCAGCGTAGTCACGCCCCCGTGGTGCGGAACACGCGTGTGCCCACCGTCACGGCCAGCGCGGTGAGGGCGAGGGCGACGAGGACGCCGTACAGCATGTGTGCCGTCGCGTAGGAGCCGATGTAGGCGTCCCGCACCGCGTCCACCAGATAGCGGAAGGGCATCAGGTGCGACAGCACGTCCAGCCACCCCGGGCCCAGCGCCATCGGGAGCATCAGGCCGGACAGCAGCATCGACGGCATCGTCAGCGCGTTGATCGTGGGCCCGAACTCCTGCGGCGTACGGACCTTCATCGCCAGCGCGTACGACAGCGAGGCCAGCGACACCGTGAGCAGGGCGACGAAGGCGAAGCCGATCAGCACGCCGGGCAGCGGCGCGCGCAGGCCCATCACCAGGGCCGCGAGCACCAGCAGCACCGCCTGGAAGGCGAAGACGGTGGCGTCCCGCAGGACCCGGCCGAGCAGCAGCGCCAGGCGGCTGACGGGCGTCACGCGCATCCGCTCGACCACTCCCAGGCTGTTCTCGATGATGATCGAGAACCCGGCGAAGGAGGCGCCGAACAGGCCGAGTTGCAGCAGCAGGCCGGGGACCAGCACCTGCCAGGAGCTGCCCTGGCCGCCGAGCGGCAGGTCGGTCAGCAGCGGGCCGAAGAAGAGCAGGTACAGCAGCGGCATCAGCACGCCGAACAGCAGCGCGAAGCGGGAGCGCAGCGACTGGCGCAGATAACGGCCGTAGATCAGGCCGGTGTCGTGGAGCAGCATCGGGAATCCTCGAAAGGTCAGACGGCGACGGGGGCGGCGTCGGCCGGAGCCGCGCTGCGGCCGGTGACGGCCAGGAAGGTGTCCTGGAGG is a genomic window containing:
- a CDS encoding DUF5708 family protein, giving the protein MTRASKNLLEGTVTLLAGLALWLFAGDVEVPVVTLTKVGIVLMCVGGVQTAWGLTGAVHRSARGL
- a CDS encoding cob(I)yrinic acid a,c-diamide adenosyltransferase → MVNLTRIYTRTGDQGTTALGDMSRVPKTDFRISAYADANEANAVIGTAIALGGLSEEVVKVLVRVQNDLFDVGADLSTPVVENPEFPPLRVEQFYVDKLEADCDRHLAEVEKLRSFILPGGTPGAALLHQACTVVRRAERSTWAALEVHGESMNPLTATYLNRLSDLLFILARVANKEVGDVLWVPGGER
- a CDS encoding ABC transporter permease, encoding MLLHDTGLIYGRYLRQSLRSRFALLFGVLMPLLYLLFFGPLLTDLPLGGQGSSWQVLVPGLLLQLGLFGASFAGFSIIIENSLGVVERMRVTPVSRLALLLGRVLRDATVFAFQAVLLVLAALVMGLRAPLPGVLIGFAFVALLTVSLASLSYALAMKVRTPQEFGPTINALTMPSMLLSGLMLPMALGPGWLDVLSHLMPFRYLVDAVRDAYIGSYATAHMLYGVLVALALTALAVTVGTRVFRTTGA